The Polypterus senegalus isolate Bchr_013 chromosome 1, ASM1683550v1, whole genome shotgun sequence genome includes a window with the following:
- the LOC120518295 gene encoding extracellular calcium-sensing receptor-like, with protein MIFAIEEINNTTDILPGVSIGYKIYDDCSSMPLAIRAAMSLVNGQDEQIDPNDACTKSSPVHAIIGQSGSSLSIGVATTIRPFSIPLVSYFATCACLSNKNEYPTFFRTIPSDYYQSRALAQLVKHFGWTWIGTIRSDNDYGHNGMSTFLQAVQEEGVCIEYSESIYRTYPREKFLKVVDVIKQSTAKVIVAFTTFIDMEFLIKELLLQNVTGVQWIGSEAWISIESLATEANYRVLSGSIGVAIPNAAIPNLKEFLVNVNLQSSPGNDGLSDFWQNIFGCTLTAQNKTQNVKLCTGSEKLSEINNQYTEVSELRITNNVYKAVYAIAHSLHNLYTCTKSSMNRTCEKLSKVEPWQVLYNMKEVNITTRNGENVYFDENGDPSARYELINWQLKENIVKFVTIGIYDASLPRGQQFVMNNRSIVWAGLINKVPTSLCSQSCPPGTRKAVQKGKPVCCYDCIPCAEGEISNVTDSIDCLKCPLEYRSNDQRDQCILKDVEFLSFGEVMGIIPAIFSLTGVSLTTSIICIFFYYRNTPIVKANNSELSFLLLFSLSLCFLCSLTFIGQPTGWSCMLRHTSFGITFVLCVSCILGKTIVVLMVFRATKPGNNVMKWFGPSQQRLSVLGLTLIQIFICIFWIMLSPPFPTKNMRSYKEKIILECNVGSILGFYIVLGYIGLLSIICFILSFLARKLPDNFNEAKFITFSMLIFCAVWLAFIPAYISSPGKYTVAVEIFAILASSFGLLFCIFAHKCYIILLKPEKNTKKSVMGKMPTNSI; from the exons ATGATCTTTGCTATTGAAGAAATAAACAACACTACAGATATACTTCCTGGAGTTTCCATTGGGTACAAGATATATGATGACTGCAGTTCCATGCCTTTGGCCATAAGAGCAGCAATGTCCCTGGTGAATGGTCAGGATGAGCAAATTGACCCCAATGACGCCTGCACCAAATCTTCTCCTGTTCATGCTATCATTGGTCAATCTGGGTCATCTCTCAGTATAGGAGTTGCAACAACTATTCGACCTTTTTCAATTCCACTG GTTAGCTATTTTGCAACTTGTGCTTGTCTGAGTAACAAAAACGAGTATCCTACATTCTTCCGAACAATACCAAGTGATTATTATCAAAGCAGAGCCTTGGCACAGCTTGTGAAACATTTTGGATGGACCTGGATTGGTACTATTAGAAGCGATAATGACTATGGACACAATGGAATGTCAACTTTTTTGCAAGCTGTACAAGAGGAGGGTGTCTGCATTGAATATTCAGAGTCCATTTATAGAACTTACCCACGAGAGAAGTTTCTTAAAGTTGTAGATGTTATAAAGCAGTCTACTGCTAAGGTTATTGTAGCTTTCACCACTTTTATTGACATGGAATTTCTCATAAAAGAGCTTTTGCTTCAGAATGTAACTGGGGTGCAATGGATAGGAAGTGAAGCATGGATTTCTATTGAAAGCCTAGCAACGGAAGCAAATTATAGAGTTTTGAGTGGGTCAATTGGAGTAGCAATCCCTAATGCAGCGATACCAAATTTGAAAGAATTTTTAGTAAATGTAAATTTGCAGAGTTCTCCTGGTAATGATGGACTCAGTGATTTCTGGCAAAATATTTTTGGTTGTACATTGACAGCACAAAACAAAACGCAAAATGTTAAGCTGTGCACAGGATCTGAAAAACTGAGTGAAATTAACAACCAATATACTGAAGTATCAGAATTACGAATTACTAACAATGTCTACAAAGCTGTATATGCAATAGCTCATTCTTTACATAATCTTTACACATGCACAAAGAGTTCTATGAACAGGACATGTGAAAAACTGTCCAAAGTTGAACCATGGCAG GTACTTTATAATatgaaagaagtaaatattacaactagaaatggtgaaaacgtgtattttgatGAAAATGGTGATCCATCAGCACGTTATGAATTGATAAATTGGCAATTGAAAGAAAACATAGTAAAGTTTGTAACAATTGGCATCTATGATGCATCTTTACCAAGAGGGCAACAATTTGTCATGAATAACAGGAGTATTGTTTGGGCAGGCTTAATTAACAAG GTACCTACGTCTTTGTGTAGTCAGAGCTGCCCACCTGGAACTCGTAAAGCTGTTCAAAAAGGAAAGCCAGTATGCTGCTATGATTGCATACCATGTGCTGAAGGGGAAATCAGCAATGTAACAG ATTCAATAGATTGTCTGAAGTGTCCTTTGGAGTATAGGTCAAATGACCAAAGAGATCAATGCATCTTAAAAGATGTTGAATTTTTATCCTTTGGAGAAGTTATGGGAATAATTCCAGCTATCTTTTCTCTGACTGGAGTATCCCTCACCACAtctattatttgtattttcttttattacaggAATACACCAATAGTCAAAGCAAATAACTCTGAACtaagttttcttcttttgttctcaTTGTCTTTATGCTTCTTATGTTCTCTTACTTTTATCGGTCAGCCCACTGGTTGGTCTTGTATGTTGCGCCACACATCATTTGGAATCACATTTGTTCTGTGTGTTTCTTGCATTTTAGGAAAAACCATTGTTGTTTTAATGGTGTTTAGAGCTACAAAGCCTGGGAACAATGTGATGAAGTGGTTTGGTCCAAGCCAGCAACGATTAAGTGTTTTAGGTCTTACACTAATTCAGATCTTCATATGTATATTTTGGATAATGTTATCACCTCCTTTTCCTACTAAGAATATGAGATCctacaaagaaaaaattattttagaatgTAATGTAGGATCCATATTAGGGTTTTATATTGTTTTAGGTTATATAGGActtctttctataatttgttttattctgtcttttctggcTCGGAAACTCCCAGATAACTTTAATGAGGCGAAGTTTATTACTTTCAGTATGCTGATATTTTGTGCCGTTTGGCTTGCTTTTATTCCAGCTTATATTAGTTCACCTGGAAAATACACAGTAGCTGTAGAAATTTTTGCAATTTTAGCTTccagttttggtttgcttttctGCATCTTTGCCCATAAATGCTATATCATTttactgaaaccagaaaaaaatacaaaaaaaagtgtcATGGGAAAAATGCCCACAAACTCCATTTAA